A region of Cellulophaga sp. RHA19 DNA encodes the following proteins:
- the clpB gene encoding ATP-dependent chaperone ClpB: MNINNFTIKSQESLQQAQLLAQELGNQQIENEHLFKALIKVDENVMPFILKKLNVNVALLTQIVDKELQSLPKVTGADIMMSREAGKTINEAIIVAKKMNDEYVSTEHLLLAIFKSKSKISQILKDQGVTEKDLNAAITELRNGNNVTSQSAEENYNSLEKYAKNLNRLADEGKLDPVIGRDEEIRRVLQILSRRTKNNPMLVGEPGVGKTAIAEGIAHRIIQGDIPDNLKDKIIYSLDMGALIAGAKYKGEFEERLKSVIKEVTSADGQIVLFIDEIHTLVGAGGGDGAMDAANILKPALARGELRAIGATTLDEYQKYFEKDKALERRFQKVIVDEPSTESSISILRGIKEKYEAHHKVRIKDEAVIGAVELSQRYITNRFLPDKAIDLMDEAAAKLRMEINSKPEELDVLDRKIMQLEIEIEAIKREDDKDKLKILNVDLANIKEERNEIFAKWDSEKTVVDNIQQVKQDIENYKLEAERAERNGDYGKVAEIRYGKIKESQEALDKLQNTLAEQQSNGTLIQEEVTYEDIADVVAKWTGIPVTKMLQSEREKLLDLESVLHKRVVGQEEAIEAVSDAIRRSRSGLQDAKRPIGSFLFLGTTGVGKTELAKTLASYLFDDENALTRIDMSEYQERHSVSRLVGAPPGYVGYDEGGQLTEAVRRRPYSVILLDEIEKAHPDTFNILLQVLDEGRLTDNKGRVADFKNTIIIMTSNMGSAIIQESFDTHKDAVKATEAAKTDVLGLLKANIRPEFLNRIDDIVMFTPLSKDNITQIVRLQLNALKKLVAEQNITIDATDEAIAFLAKKGYDPQYGARPVKRIIQKEVLNNLSKEILSGKVTTDSIVLIDSFDDKLVFRNNN; this comes from the coding sequence ATGAACATTAATAATTTTACAATAAAATCTCAAGAGTCTTTGCAGCAAGCGCAATTGCTAGCACAGGAACTTGGGAATCAGCAAATAGAAAACGAACATTTATTTAAAGCTTTAATTAAAGTTGATGAAAACGTAATGCCTTTCATCTTAAAAAAATTAAATGTAAATGTTGCACTATTAACACAGATTGTAGACAAAGAACTACAAAGTTTACCTAAAGTAACTGGCGCAGATATTATGATGTCTCGTGAAGCTGGTAAAACAATTAACGAAGCAATTATTGTTGCTAAAAAAATGAATGATGAGTATGTATCTACAGAACACCTACTCTTAGCCATTTTTAAATCTAAAAGTAAAATATCTCAAATCTTAAAAGACCAAGGAGTAACAGAAAAAGATTTAAATGCTGCAATAACAGAATTAAGAAACGGAAACAATGTAACATCTCAAAGTGCAGAAGAAAACTATAATTCTTTAGAGAAATACGCTAAAAACCTAAACAGACTAGCAGATGAGGGCAAATTAGACCCTGTAATTGGTCGTGATGAAGAAATTAGACGCGTACTACAAATTTTATCTCGTAGAACAAAAAATAACCCTATGCTAGTTGGTGAACCAGGCGTTGGTAAAACAGCCATTGCAGAAGGTATTGCACACCGTATTATACAAGGTGATATTCCTGATAATTTAAAAGACAAAATAATTTATTCTTTAGATATGGGAGCCCTAATTGCTGGTGCAAAATACAAGGGTGAGTTTGAAGAACGCTTGAAATCTGTAATTAAAGAAGTTACAAGTGCAGACGGACAAATTGTGCTGTTTATTGATGAAATACACACATTAGTAGGTGCTGGTGGCGGAGACGGAGCTATGGATGCCGCTAACATACTTAAACCTGCATTAGCTCGTGGAGAATTACGTGCTATTGGCGCCACTACTTTAGATGAATATCAAAAGTATTTTGAAAAAGATAAAGCACTAGAGCGTAGGTTTCAAAAAGTAATAGTAGACGAGCCAAGCACAGAAAGCTCTATCTCTATTTTACGTGGTATTAAAGAAAAATATGAGGCTCACCATAAAGTACGTATTAAAGATGAAGCTGTTATTGGAGCCGTAGAACTATCTCAACGTTACATTACCAATCGTTTTTTACCAGATAAAGCAATAGATTTAATGGATGAAGCTGCCGCTAAATTGCGAATGGAAATTAATTCTAAACCAGAAGAATTAGATGTTCTTGATCGTAAAATAATGCAATTAGAAATTGAGATTGAAGCCATTAAAAGAGAAGACGATAAAGACAAACTAAAAATACTTAACGTAGACCTTGCAAATATTAAAGAAGAACGTAATGAAATTTTTGCAAAGTGGGATAGCGAAAAAACTGTTGTAGATAACATACAGCAAGTAAAACAAGATATAGAAAACTATAAGTTAGAAGCAGAACGTGCAGAACGTAATGGAGATTATGGTAAAGTAGCAGAAATACGTTATGGTAAAATTAAAGAGTCGCAAGAAGCTTTAGATAAATTACAAAACACCTTAGCAGAACAACAAAGTAACGGTACTTTAATACAAGAAGAGGTTACATATGAGGATATTGCAGATGTAGTTGCAAAATGGACAGGTATTCCGGTAACTAAAATGCTACAAAGCGAAAGAGAAAAGTTACTAGACCTTGAGTCTGTTTTACACAAACGTGTAGTTGGACAAGAAGAAGCTATAGAGGCAGTATCTGACGCCATTAGAAGAAGTAGGTCTGGTTTGCAAGATGCAAAACGCCCAATTGGCTCGTTCTTATTTTTAGGTACAACAGGTGTTGGTAAAACAGAACTTGCTAAAACTCTTGCCTCTTATTTGTTTGATGACGAAAATGCATTAACCAGAATAGATATGAGTGAGTACCAAGAAAGACACTCTGTAAGTAGATTAGTTGGTGCACCTCCAGGTTATGTTGGTTATGATGAAGGCGGACAGTTAACTGAGGCTGTAAGACGCAGACCTTATTCGGTAATTTTATTAGATGAAATTGAAAAAGCACACCCAGATACTTTTAATATTTTATTACAAGTGTTAGATGAAGGTAGATTAACAGACAACAAAGGTCGTGTTGCAGATTTTAAAAATACCATTATTATAATGACAAGTAATATGGGTAGCGCTATAATACAAGAAAGTTTTGATACGCACAAAGATGCTGTAAAAGCAACAGAAGCTGCTAAAACAGACGTATTAGGTTTGTTAAAAGCAAACATTAGACCAGAGTTTTTAAATAGGATAGATGATATTGTAATGTTTACACCATTATCTAAAGACAATATAACTCAAATTGTACGTTTGCAATTAAATGCTCTTAAAAAACTAGTAGCAGAACAAAACATAACTATTGACGCTACAGATGAAGCTATTGCATTTTTAGCTAAAAAAGGATATGATCCACAGTATGGAGCAAGACCAGTTAAGCGAATTATACAAAAAGAAGTATTAAACAATTTATCTAAAGAAATATTATCTGGCAAAGTAACTACAGACAGTATTGTTTTAATAGATAGTTTTGATGATAAATTGGTGTTTAGAAACAATAATTAA
- a CDS encoding DUF6503 family protein produces MIKKSMFFLLLIVISACKNEKKQEVTAQSIVDNAIKTTGDSLYKTKNISFDFRNKKYVLLQDNGGRIMKRIFKQDSSTITDIKSAKLTRLVNDSLVSVPDSMAVKFDNAINSVFYFALLPYGLNDAAVKKEFLGEVTIKEKQYYKVKITFSEENGGDDFEDTYLYWFNKETTKPDYLAYKFYVNDGGMRFRVAYNERYVNGIRFVDYENYKPKTESMNILEIDKMFQNNELELLSKIELDNIIVY; encoded by the coding sequence ATGATTAAAAAAAGTATGTTTTTCTTATTGCTGATTGTAATTTCGGCTTGTAAGAATGAAAAGAAACAAGAAGTAACAGCGCAGTCTATTGTTGACAATGCAATTAAAACTACAGGCGACAGTTTGTATAAAACTAAAAATATATCTTTTGATTTTAGAAACAAAAAGTATGTTTTATTGCAAGACAACGGTGGTAGAATAATGAAGCGTATTTTTAAACAAGATTCTTCTACTATTACAGATATTAAATCAGCTAAGTTAACACGTTTAGTAAATGATAGTTTGGTTAGCGTGCCAGATTCTATGGCTGTTAAGTTTGATAATGCTATTAACTCTGTTTTTTACTTTGCTCTTTTGCCTTATGGTTTAAATGATGCAGCTGTTAAAAAAGAATTTTTAGGAGAAGTTACTATTAAAGAAAAGCAATACTATAAGGTAAAAATAACTTTTAGTGAGGAAAACGGAGGTGATGATTTTGAGGATACCTACTTGTATTGGTTTAATAAAGAAACTACTAAACCAGACTATTTAGCGTACAAGTTTTATGTTAATGATGGAGGTATGCGTTTTAGAGTTGCTTATAACGAACGTTATGTAAACGGAATTAGATTTGTAGATTATGAAAATTACAAACCTAAAACCGAGTCTATGAATATTTTAGAGATTGATAAAATGTTCCAAAACAATGAGTTGGAATTATTATCTAAAATTGAACTAGATAATATTATTGTCTACTAA
- a CDS encoding GumC family protein has protein sequence MDLNSTSSTKSGIDIKEIIKNYTKNWKWFALSMFLALALAFIYLRYSTPQYSAIAKIQILSEEGSKSELSVLKDMGGFSSDSDVEVLDEILSIKSRSNFIEVVKNLDLNVKVYTEGRILETEVYKKPPFTFNFLEQDSIVDKANFSFYINYISEEKFGFSKTEESNVEKYTFGSKVKTAAGDIVITPSFKDVKNYKGRKFKVVVLPVEIIAEGYRAKVSIEPTEKGSKMLDLRLTDNDQQKAKDILNELIRISNKNALDSRKAIADKTSNFIDERIKVIASNLSSYDQEAQDFKSQKGVSDIQGETSLNYSMSTSSSQELESARIQLGIVDAMKDQVDNQGGFDVLPTGVMQDPSISSAVNKYNELVITRKNLLKNASANNPAVLALNSQLAGIKQGVASSLSSTKNALGLQVNNLSKQVSQFRSKLYTSPINQRKLTDIARKQNSIEGIYLFLLQRREESQIAFASATPKLKTIDNAYNYGYGPVYPVKRNIYLLAIVASLFIPFGFIYVSDLLDNKIHNKLDLEKLVGSIPVLAEIPSLGKKPSLVKKNDRSVQAESFRILRTNIDYLMHTKKSNGKKNNIIYLSSSVSGEGKTFIASNLALIFANTDKKVLLIGADIRNPKLYTFFDPSEEKGNKRTKNIGLTEYLTSNIKIQDIVKSTVHGETELDIIYSGKIPPNPAELLMSDKMKTLLDEVSEQYDYVIVDTAPMVVVTDTLLISKYADQLLYVTRAGSTENKVIQHPIHLKEEGKINNLSFIVNDVPESDLGYGGKYGYGYGINKKRWWHIFKK, from the coding sequence ATGGATTTAAATTCTACAAGCAGTACTAAAAGTGGTATTGATATAAAAGAAATAATTAAAAATTACACCAAAAATTGGAAGTGGTTTGCACTTTCAATGTTTTTGGCACTGGCATTAGCTTTTATCTATTTACGCTATTCAACGCCGCAATACTCCGCAATAGCTAAAATTCAAATTTTATCTGAAGAAGGATCTAAAAGTGAATTGAGTGTTTTAAAAGATATGGGTGGCTTTTCTTCAGACAGTGATGTAGAAGTGTTAGATGAAATATTGTCTATAAAATCAAGATCTAACTTTATTGAAGTAGTTAAAAACTTAGATCTAAATGTAAAGGTATATACAGAGGGTAGAATTTTAGAAACAGAAGTCTATAAAAAACCTCCATTTACATTTAATTTTTTAGAGCAAGACTCTATTGTAGATAAAGCAAACTTCTCTTTTTATATTAATTATATATCTGAAGAAAAATTTGGTTTTTCTAAAACAGAAGAATCAAACGTAGAAAAGTATACATTTGGTTCTAAAGTTAAAACAGCTGCAGGTGATATTGTAATAACACCTTCTTTTAAAGATGTTAAAAATTACAAAGGAAGAAAATTTAAGGTGGTTGTTTTACCTGTTGAGATAATAGCAGAAGGTTACAGAGCTAAAGTAAGTATAGAACCTACAGAAAAAGGGTCTAAAATGCTAGATTTACGTTTAACAGATAATGATCAGCAAAAAGCAAAAGATATTTTAAATGAATTGATAAGAATATCTAATAAAAATGCACTAGACTCTAGAAAGGCGATAGCTGACAAAACATCTAACTTTATAGATGAAAGAATTAAAGTTATAGCCTCTAATCTTTCTAGTTACGATCAGGAAGCTCAGGATTTTAAAAGTCAGAAGGGTGTATCAGATATTCAAGGTGAAACTAGTTTAAATTATAGTATGAGTACTTCTAGTAGTCAAGAGCTAGAAAGTGCTAGGATACAGTTAGGAATTGTTGATGCTATGAAAGATCAGGTTGATAACCAGGGAGGTTTTGATGTGTTGCCAACTGGTGTAATGCAAGACCCTTCTATATCAAGTGCTGTAAATAAGTACAATGAACTGGTTATTACGAGAAAAAATTTATTGAAAAATGCTAGTGCAAATAACCCTGCAGTTCTTGCGTTAAATAGCCAATTGGCAGGTATAAAACAAGGGGTAGCTTCTAGTTTATCTAGTACTAAAAATGCCTTAGGATTACAGGTTAATAATTTAAGTAAACAAGTGAGTCAGTTTAGATCTAAATTATACACCTCTCCTATAAACCAAAGAAAGTTAACAGATATAGCCAGAAAGCAAAATAGTATTGAGGGTATTTATTTGTTTTTATTGCAAAGAAGAGAAGAGTCTCAAATAGCTTTTGCTTCAGCTACGCCAAAATTAAAAACTATAGATAATGCGTATAACTATGGTTATGGACCTGTTTACCCTGTTAAAAGAAATATTTATTTGTTAGCAATTGTAGCAAGTCTATTTATTCCTTTTGGGTTTATTTATGTTAGTGATTTATTAGATAATAAAATTCATAACAAATTAGACTTAGAAAAGTTAGTTGGTTCTATTCCTGTTTTAGCTGAGATACCAAGTTTGGGTAAAAAACCAAGTTTAGTTAAAAAGAACGATAGATCTGTGCAGGCAGAATCTTTTAGGATTTTGCGAACAAATATTGATTATTTGATGCATACTAAAAAGAGCAATGGTAAAAAGAATAATATTATTTATTTAAGTTCTAGTGTTTCAGGAGAAGGTAAAACTTTTATAGCATCTAACTTAGCTCTTATTTTTGCAAATACAGATAAGAAAGTATTATTGATAGGTGCTGACATTAGAAATCCTAAACTGTATACGTTTTTTGATCCATCTGAAGAAAAAGGAAATAAGCGTACAAAAAACATAGGTTTAACAGAGTACTTAACATCTAACATTAAAATACAAGATATTGTTAAGTCTACTGTGCATGGTGAAACAGAGTTAGATATTATCTATTCAGGTAAAATTCCGCCAAACCCAGCAGAATTATTAATGAGTGATAAAATGAAAACTTTATTAGATGAAGTATCAGAGCAATATGACTATGTTATTGTAGATACAGCTCCTATGGTTGTAGTTACAGATACCTTATTAATTAGTAAGTATGCAGATCAGTTACTATATGTTACTAGAGCTGGTTCTACAGAAAATAAAGTAATTCAGCACCCAATTCATTTAAAAGAAGAGGGTAAAATTAATAACCTGAGTTTTATTGTTAATGATGTTCCTGAATCTGATTTAGGCTACGGAGGTAAATATGGCTATGGTTATGGAATTAATAAAAAAAGATGGTGGCATATATTTAAAAAATAA
- a CDS encoding tyrosine-protein phosphatase, translating to MFHFFSKKYFLVDYLEGCTDIHNHILPGIDDGAKTPDESLEILDGFSDFGVTNFICSPHIMSGYYPNNPHTIASSLAVLKNELKNKNKTGFTIDAAAEHMVDPYFEELIATKEYMPLKKDFILIEMSFLQESINFKEAVQKLNKIPLSPILAHPERYAFAHNRFKDYNYYKELGTFFQLNLLSLCNYYGPDVHKTALKLLDSKMYNFIGSDIHNIRQLKVLKEIKLPLKTIELLKPIIENTNYNFG from the coding sequence ATGTTTCATTTTTTTAGTAAAAAATATTTTTTAGTCGATTATTTAGAAGGCTGCACAGACATACACAACCATATTTTACCAGGTATAGATGATGGTGCAAAAACACCAGATGAATCTTTAGAAATATTAGATGGCTTTAGTGACTTTGGAGTAACCAACTTTATATGCTCACCTCATATAATGAGTGGGTACTACCCTAATAATCCGCATACTATAGCTTCTTCTTTAGCTGTATTAAAGAATGAATTAAAAAATAAAAATAAAACAGGTTTTACTATAGATGCAGCCGCAGAACATATGGTAGATCCTTATTTTGAAGAGCTTATAGCAACTAAAGAATATATGCCTCTAAAGAAAGATTTTATACTAATTGAAATGTCTTTTTTACAAGAATCAATAAACTTTAAAGAAGCTGTACAAAAATTAAATAAAATACCGTTGTCTCCTATCTTAGCCCATCCAGAACGCTATGCATTTGCACATAACAGATTTAAAGATTACAATTATTATAAGGAGCTTGGTACATTTTTTCAATTAAACCTATTGTCTTTGTGTAATTATTATGGTCCAGATGTACACAAAACAGCTTTAAAGTTATTAGATAGCAAAATGTATAACTTTATTGGGTCAGACATACATAACATTAGACAATTAAAAGTCCTAAAGGAGATTAAACTTCCGCTTAAAACAATAGAGTTGTTAAAACCTATTATAGAAAATACCAACTACAATTTTGGTTAA
- a CDS encoding PhnA domain-containing protein, with amino-acid sequence MSIERELSKRSQNKCELCSNEENLKAYQVSPTKNGDLQDTIFACNTCITQIEDPEQTDPNHWRCLNDSMWSEQIPVQIIAWRMLNRLRKEGWPQDLLDMMYLDDDNLEWAKATGEGEDPEDKIIHRDSNGVIINAGDSVVLIKDLPVKGSSMVAKRGTAVRRVSLDHENAEYIEGKVDGQQIVIITKYVKKI; translated from the coding sequence ATGAGCATTGAAAGAGAATTAAGTAAAAGAAGCCAAAACAAATGCGAACTTTGCTCCAATGAAGAAAACTTAAAAGCTTACCAAGTTTCACCTACAAAAAATGGAGATTTACAAGATACAATATTTGCGTGCAACACGTGTATCACACAAATTGAAGATCCAGAACAAACAGACCCTAATCACTGGAGATGTTTAAATGATAGTATGTGGAGTGAACAAATACCTGTACAGATTATTGCTTGGCGTATGCTAAACAGATTACGTAAAGAAGGTTGGCCACAAGATCTTTTAGATATGATGTATTTAGATGATGATAATTTAGAATGGGCAAAAGCTACAGGTGAAGGTGAAGATCCTGAAGATAAAATAATACACAGAGATAGTAATGGTGTTATTATTAATGCAGGTGATAGCGTAGTGCTTATTAAAGATTTACCTGTAAAAGGCTCTAGTATGGTTGCTAAAAGAGGTACTGCCGTACGTAGAGTATCTTTAGATCATGAAAATGCAGAGTACATAGAAGGTAAAGTAGACGGGCAACAAATTGTGATTATTACTAAGTACGTAAAAAAGATATAA
- a CDS encoding protein-L-isoaspartate(D-aspartate) O-methyltransferase, which yields MKDTLKHRGKRNLLANTLVAKGITDTKVIEAIKKVPRHLFLDSSFEDHAYQDKAFPIGAEQTISQPYTVAFQSQLLEVKPNDVILEIGTGSGYQTAVLLQLGARVFTIERQSQLFKKNKLFFPKMGIRPKKAILGDGYKGYPEEAPFDGIIVTAGAPIVPKPLLAQLKIGGRLVIPVGVEDQIMTLFVRKSDLEFEKQEFGSFKFVPLLENKN from the coding sequence TTGAAAGATACCTTAAAACATCGTGGTAAACGTAATCTTTTGGCTAACACTTTAGTAGCAAAAGGTATTACAGATACAAAGGTTATTGAAGCTATAAAAAAGGTTCCTAGACACTTGTTTTTAGATAGTAGTTTTGAGGATCATGCTTACCAAGACAAAGCATTTCCTATAGGTGCAGAGCAAACTATTTCTCAGCCCTACACAGTTGCTTTTCAATCACAATTATTAGAGGTAAAGCCTAATGATGTTATTTTAGAAATAGGAACAGGAAGTGGATACCAAACTGCTGTTTTATTACAGTTAGGTGCTCGTGTATTTACTATAGAAAGGCAATCTCAATTATTTAAAAAAAATAAGCTGTTTTTCCCTAAAATGGGAATTAGGCCTAAAAAGGCAATTTTAGGAGATGGTTATAAAGGTTACCCAGAAGAAGCTCCTTTTGATGGTATTATTGTTACTGCTGGCGCGCCAATAGTTCCTAAGCCATTACTAGCACAATTGAAAATAGGAGGTAGGTTGGTGATACCTGTAGGAGTAGAAGACCAAATAATGACTTTATTTGTGCGTAAATCCGATTTAGAATTTGAGAAACAAGAATTTGGTTCTTTTAAATTTGTACCGCTGTTAGAGAATAAAAACTAA
- a CDS encoding polysaccharide biosynthesis/export family protein gives MKTVKSILKKSIPLLAIVMTISCASKKDVVYFQNLSAFETMVDTETYTPRLKVGDKVALNITSENPIASAPFNMSTGVTASGEQESAGMTYYLVDVDGNITLPVLGSQKVLGMSIPEVKASIRSKLIDGGLLKDPQVLVALDGFNVTVLGQVRTPGTYYIPGQRITILQALGLAGDLDITGNRTNVLVMRDFNGTKVSTRIDLTRKEVLNSPVYYLTQNDVIYVEPNKSKVNESKSGNRALTLSVASLLLTLTTTVVVLLRN, from the coding sequence ATGAAAACCGTTAAATCTATATTAAAAAAGTCTATTCCATTACTTGCTATTGTAATGACTATTTCTTGTGCATCTAAAAAGGATGTAGTTTATTTTCAAAACTTATCTGCGTTTGAAACAATGGTAGACACAGAAACATATACTCCAAGGTTGAAAGTAGGAGATAAAGTAGCTTTAAATATTACAAGTGAAAACCCAATTGCAAGTGCTCCTTTTAACATGTCTACTGGTGTAACTGCTAGTGGAGAGCAAGAGTCTGCAGGAATGACTTATTATTTAGTTGATGTAGATGGTAATATTACATTACCGGTCTTGGGATCACAAAAAGTATTAGGAATGTCTATACCAGAAGTTAAAGCGTCTATAAGAAGTAAATTAATAGATGGAGGTCTTTTAAAAGATCCGCAAGTACTTGTGGCTTTAGACGGTTTTAATGTTACTGTTTTAGGACAGGTTAGAACTCCAGGTACATACTACATACCGGGGCAGCGTATAACAATTTTACAGGCTTTAGGCTTGGCTGGTGATTTAGATATTACTGGTAACAGAACCAATGTTTTAGTAATGCGAGATTTTAATGGCACAAAAGTGTCTACGCGTATAGATTTAACAAGAAAAGAGGTTTTAAATTCTCCTGTATATTACCTTACACAAAATGACGTAATTTATGTAGAGCCAAACAAGTCTAAGGTTAATGAATCTAAATCTGGTAATAGAGCTTTAACATTATCTGTAGCTTCTTTATTATTAACACTAACAACTACAGTGGTTGTTTTGTTAAGAAACTAA
- a CDS encoding TetR/AcrR family transcriptional regulator yields the protein MSTKAEKTKEFIIKTSAPIFSKQGYVGTSMSDITKATNLTKGALYGNFKNKEEIALACFEYNTNKLLTKIDERLNIDGTSLDKIYSLTSFYRQYAVFTLDMGGCPIINVGVDAEYNNKILSSAAKEIVRTIEGKIAAVLENGVNNNELKLPVTPLQFAKQLYTMLQGSVAMATITQDRKYLLNTVNYINHLIEKEVKL from the coding sequence ATGTCCACCAAGGCAGAAAAAACCAAAGAATTTATCATTAAAACTTCTGCGCCAATATTTAGCAAACAAGGCTATGTTGGTACAAGTATGAGTGATATTACCAAAGCAACCAACCTCACAAAAGGGGCTTTATATGGTAATTTTAAAAATAAAGAAGAAATTGCTCTAGCTTGTTTTGAGTACAACACCAATAAACTTTTAACAAAAATAGACGAACGCTTAAATATAGACGGCACTTCTTTAGATAAAATATACAGCTTAACTAGTTTTTACAGGCAGTATGCTGTATTTACTTTAGATATGGGAGGATGCCCCATAATAAATGTTGGTGTAGATGCTGAGTATAATAATAAAATACTATCCAGTGCAGCCAAAGAAATTGTACGCACTATAGAAGGTAAAATTGCTGCTGTGTTAGAAAATGGTGTTAATAACAACGAATTAAAGTTACCTGTTACTCCTTTACAATTTGCAAAACAATTATATACAATGCTACAAGGCTCTGTGGCAATGGCTACCATTACACAAGATCGCAAGTATCTTTTAAATACAGTTAACTATATTAATCACTTAATAGAAAAGGAAGTTAAGTTATAA
- the smpB gene encoding SsrA-binding protein SmpB — translation MQKKINIKNKRARFEYELLDTYTAGLVLSGTEIKSIREGKAAITESFCEFNDRGELFIINMQVDEYSHGSHYNHQPKASRKLLLNKGELKKLEKEVKNTGLTIVPLNLFLNDRGLAKINIALAKGKKLHDKRDSIKDRDNKRDLDRIKKSFNN, via the coding sequence ATGCAGAAAAAAATCAATATTAAAAATAAAAGAGCTAGGTTTGAGTATGAGCTGTTAGATACTTATACAGCAGGCTTAGTTTTGTCTGGTACAGAAATAAAATCTATAAGAGAAGGTAAAGCAGCTATTACAGAAAGCTTTTGTGAATTTAATGACAGAGGAGAACTTTTTATAATTAATATGCAGGTTGATGAGTACTCTCACGGATCTCACTACAATCACCAACCAAAAGCATCTAGAAAATTATTACTAAATAAAGGAGAGCTTAAAAAACTTGAAAAAGAAGTTAAAAATACAGGATTAACTATAGTACCGTTAAATTTATTTTTAAATGACAGAGGTTTGGCTAAAATTAACATTGCATTAGCCAAAGGTAAAAAACTGCATGATAAAAGAGACTCTATAAAAGATAGAGACAATAAACGAGACTTAGACCGTATAAAAAAGAGCTTTAATAATTAG
- a CDS encoding histidine phosphatase family protein — translation MKFLKPTLLILLFSVILACKNDKNGASNEEANNTVSTFYFIRHAEKDRSDQENQDPELAQEGLGRSIFWAKVFEPIALDAIYSTDYQRTQMTAAPTSVQKNISVTSYDPSTIEPQQFVTDNYGKKVLVVGHSNTVPKFVNAIIGEEKFEQIDDYDNSGLFIVTIIGTQATAVKLNLDISRQ, via the coding sequence ATGAAATTTTTAAAACCAACACTTTTAATATTACTTTTTTCAGTAATACTTGCTTGTAAAAATGATAAAAATGGCGCTTCTAATGAAGAAGCTAATAATACAGTTTCTACCTTCTATTTTATAAGACACGCAGAAAAAGATAGGTCGGACCAAGAAAACCAAGATCCAGAATTAGCCCAAGAAGGCTTAGGAAGGTCTATTTTTTGGGCTAAGGTTTTTGAGCCAATTGCTCTAGATGCCATCTATTCTACAGACTACCAAAGAACACAAATGACAGCGGCACCTACATCTGTACAAAAAAATATTTCTGTTACAAGTTATGATCCTTCAACCATAGAACCACAGCAATTTGTAACTGATAATTACGGTAAAAAAGTTTTAGTAGTTGGCCACAGTAACACTGTACCAAAGTTTGTAAATGCAATTATTGGTGAAGAAAAATTTGAACAAATAGATGATTATGACAACAGCGGCTTATTTATAGTAACAATAATTGGTACACAAGCCACTGCTGTAAAACTTAACTTAGATATTAGTAGACAATAA